One genomic region from Branchiostoma lanceolatum isolate klBraLanc5 chromosome 7, klBraLanc5.hap2, whole genome shotgun sequence encodes:
- the LOC136438824 gene encoding interferon regulatory factor 5-like produces the protein MAGPSRQQLPDFLLGRIGRRAYPGLAWQGPGRTVFSVPWTRFDGENFELNRDTTLFKLLQEWETNQGRPVNPPNPTKWKARLRNAIARSREIEEVSDQTREEGGQPCRVYRFIDHAPLPSILVSVFYRGVEVTLHPLETDCWVVYPPALSPHEQQQVLQTLPPDVALLKLPSPVVPDDPINQVLSNFRQGIFLYVSAGCVYAVRRCAARVYWRRSDSPDVENVLQRDETVQILDCAGAGGDVQTLSVDLSVGQSFMCYGLVVVVVTATR, from the exons ATGGCAGGCCCGAGCAGACAACAGTTACCTGACTTCCTGCTGGGCCGGATCGGCCGCCGCGCGTACCCGGGCCTGGCGTGgcaggggcccggccggactgtaTTCTCCGTCCCCTGGACCAGGTTCGACGGGGAGAACTTCGAGCTGAACAGAGACACGACATTGTTCAAG CTTCTCCAGGAGTGGGAAACGAACCAGGGAAGGCCAGTCAACCCTCCCAATCCCACCAAGTGGAAGGCGCGGCTGAGGAACGCTATCGCAAGGTCTCGCGAGATTGAGGAAGTCTCGGACCAGACCCGGGAGGAAGGAGGGCAGCCCTGCAGAGTCTACCGTTTCATCGACCA cgcccccctccccagcatACTCGTGTCAGTGTTCTACCGAGGGGTTGAAGTGACGTTACACCCCCTAGAGACAGACTGCTGGGTTGTCTACCCGCCCGCCCTGTCACCTCATGAACAGCAGCAAGTCCTTCAAACTCTCCCGCCAGATGTCGCCCTGCTAAAACTACCCTCACCTGTCGTTCCTGACGACCCCATCAACCAGGTCCTGTCCAACTTCAGACAGGGCATCTTTCTCTACGTCTCTGCAGGCTGCGTTTACGCAGTTCGCCGCTGTGCGGCGCGCGTGTACTGGAGAAGGTCAGATTCCCCGGATGTCGAAAACGTCCTCCAGCGGGACGAAACTGTCCAAATTTTGGACTGCGCAGGCGCGGGTGGCGATGTACAAACCTTGAGTGTAGACCTTAGCGTAGGCCAGAGCTTCATGTGCTACGGCCTTGTAGTTGTAGTAGTGACAGCAACTCGCTAG